The Vibrio agarivorans genome window below encodes:
- a CDS encoding DNA topoisomerase III, with product MSRLYIAEKPSLGRAIAAALPGAQKKGEGYIQCGSDIVTWCIGHLLEQVEPDAYDERYKKWNLADLPIIPNEWQLRPRKTSSKQLSVVRKLLKSANEIVHAGDPDREGQLLVDEVLDYCKVSQTKKAAAQRLLISDLNLPAVKRALSSMRSNREFIPLSVSALARSRADWLYGMNMSRAYTLLGKQAGYQGVLSVGRVQTPVLGLVVRRDEEIENFVPKDYYTLYALIPYQGDGQAFDIRARWKPSEACKPWMDEEGRVLNKQLVENVAGRITGQPAIVQESEQKQTKQFAPLPYSLSALQIDAAKRFGMSAQRVLDTCQALYEKHKLITYPRSDSRHLPKDHFKQARSVCDAIANNSREMQSAVNGADLSIKSKAWNDSKVDAHHAIIPTPKKASNNVMSGDENKVYDLIARQYLMQFYPPAVYAEAKLVFDIAGGTFIAKGRQLVELGWKALMGKVEESDSGVDQVPPLAKGTQLICREGEINERKTEPPRHFTEATLLQAMTGIARYVENKDLKKILRDTDGIGTEATRAGILDTLFKRQLLKRQGKQVLSTPAGRGLIHALPNESTYPDMTAHWEHQLQSIAEKGQAYQPFMSDLTQRLDQLMATVKTSPVPASLRSLPPVERPAYKKRKYSGKRKTKK from the coding sequence ATGTCTCGTCTCTATATTGCTGAAAAACCAAGCCTTGGCCGCGCGATTGCTGCCGCTTTGCCCGGGGCGCAAAAGAAAGGTGAGGGATATATTCAGTGCGGCAGCGATATTGTGACCTGGTGTATTGGCCATCTGCTCGAACAAGTTGAGCCAGATGCCTACGATGAACGCTACAAGAAATGGAACCTAGCCGACCTGCCCATTATTCCCAATGAGTGGCAACTTAGGCCGCGAAAAACCTCTAGCAAGCAGTTATCAGTGGTAAGAAAGCTACTCAAAAGTGCCAATGAAATCGTCCATGCCGGAGACCCTGATCGAGAAGGGCAGCTGTTGGTTGATGAGGTATTGGATTACTGCAAAGTTTCTCAAACCAAGAAAGCGGCGGCACAGCGTTTGTTGATCAGTGATTTAAACTTGCCAGCCGTTAAGCGCGCTTTAAGCTCAATGCGCAGTAATCGCGAGTTCATTCCTCTTTCCGTTTCCGCGCTAGCTCGCTCACGAGCCGATTGGCTGTATGGCATGAATATGTCACGTGCTTATACCTTGCTCGGTAAACAAGCAGGCTATCAAGGCGTATTGTCTGTTGGACGAGTGCAAACACCGGTGCTTGGGCTTGTTGTTCGCCGAGATGAAGAGATTGAGAATTTTGTACCGAAGGATTATTACACCCTGTATGCGCTGATCCCATATCAAGGTGATGGACAAGCATTCGATATTCGCGCTCGCTGGAAGCCAAGTGAAGCTTGTAAGCCGTGGATGGATGAAGAGGGTCGCGTACTCAACAAGCAGCTAGTGGAGAACGTTGCAGGTAGAATTACAGGGCAGCCTGCTATTGTTCAAGAGTCAGAGCAAAAACAAACTAAGCAGTTTGCCCCATTGCCGTATTCTCTCTCGGCCTTGCAGATAGATGCAGCCAAGCGTTTTGGTATGAGTGCCCAACGTGTGCTTGATACCTGTCAGGCTCTGTATGAAAAACACAAACTGATTACTTATCCTCGCTCAGATAGTCGTCATCTACCGAAAGACCATTTTAAGCAAGCAAGAAGTGTTTGTGATGCCATTGCCAATAATAGTCGTGAGATGCAATCTGCAGTCAATGGTGCAGACTTGTCGATTAAATCGAAGGCTTGGAACGACAGTAAAGTGGATGCGCACCACGCCATTATCCCGACCCCAAAAAAGGCATCGAACAATGTCATGTCTGGGGATGAGAACAAGGTGTACGACTTAATTGCGCGTCAATACTTAATGCAGTTTTATCCCCCTGCGGTTTATGCAGAAGCCAAGTTGGTGTTTGATATCGCTGGTGGCACGTTTATCGCTAAAGGCCGTCAGTTGGTCGAGCTTGGTTGGAAGGCGCTGATGGGCAAAGTCGAAGAGTCGGACAGTGGAGTCGACCAAGTCCCCCCTCTCGCTAAAGGCACGCAATTGATTTGCCGAGAAGGGGAGATTAACGAGCGTAAAACAGAGCCCCCACGTCACTTTACCGAAGCAACGCTTTTGCAGGCGATGACAGGAATTGCAAGATATGTAGAGAACAAAGATCTCAAGAAGATCTTGCGTGACACTGATGGTATTGGGACAGAGGCGACTCGAGCGGGTATTTTGGATACGTTGTTTAAGCGTCAACTGTTAAAACGACAGGGCAAGCAAGTGTTAAGTACTCCAGCTGGCCGTGGGTTGATACATGCGCTGCCTAATGAGTCCACTTACCCTGATATGACCGCCCACTGGGAGCATCAGTTACAAAGTATCGCAGAAAAGGGGCAAGCTTATCAGCCCTTTATGAGTGATCTTACCCAGCGCCTCGACCAATTAATGGCAACCGTAAAAACCTCGCCAGTGCCAGCTTCTTTGCGAAGCTTGCCTCCAGTTGAGCGCCCAGCGTACAAAAAACGCAAATATTCAGGTAAACGAAAAACCAAGAAATAG
- the yghU gene encoding glutathione-dependent disulfide-bond oxidoreductase, with translation MSNEYIPPKVWTADSENGGTWASINRPDSGARFERDLPIGEHPFQLYSMGTPNGQKVTIMFEELLAAGVDAAEYDAHIIKIGDSDQFSSGFVDVNPNSKIPALVDHTGDTAIRVFESGNILLYLAEKFGHFLPTDLAQKTEVMNWLFWLQGSAPYLGGGFGHFYAYAPEKFEYPINRFSMEAKRQLDVLDKRLAQSKYLGGDEYSIADIATWPWYGNLVLGKLYDAAEFLDVSSYKNLVRWAEDIAARPAVERGKIVNRAWGEAWEQVAERHSASDIDAALKLKP, from the coding sequence ATGTCGAACGAATACATCCCACCAAAAGTTTGGACTGCCGACTCTGAAAATGGCGGGACTTGGGCAAGCATCAACCGCCCAGATTCAGGAGCACGATTTGAGCGTGACCTACCGATTGGCGAGCACCCATTTCAGCTATACTCTATGGGGACACCAAATGGTCAAAAAGTCACCATAATGTTTGAAGAACTGTTGGCTGCAGGTGTCGACGCTGCTGAATATGATGCGCATATTATTAAAATTGGTGACAGCGACCAATTCTCGTCAGGGTTCGTTGATGTGAACCCCAACTCAAAAATTCCAGCGTTAGTTGACCACACCGGTGACACCGCTATTCGTGTGTTTGAATCAGGCAATATCTTGTTGTATCTCGCAGAGAAGTTTGGCCACTTTTTGCCAACCGATTTGGCGCAGAAAACAGAAGTAATGAACTGGCTGTTTTGGCTACAGGGTTCTGCCCCATACCTTGGCGGCGGCTTTGGTCATTTCTACGCGTATGCGCCGGAAAAATTTGAGTACCCAATTAACCGCTTCTCCATGGAGGCGAAGCGTCAGCTTGATGTGTTAGATAAGCGACTCGCACAGAGCAAATATTTAGGCGGTGACGAATACAGTATTGCAGATATCGCAACATGGCCGTGGTATGGCAACTTGGTGCTTGGCAAGTTGTATGATGCCGCTGAGTTCCTAGACGTCTCCAGTTACAAAAACTTGGTGCGTTGGGCAGAAGATATTGCAGCAAGGCCAGCGGTAGAGCGTGGTAAGATTGTTAACCGAGCTTGGGGTGAAGCGTGGGAGCAAGTCGCAGAGCGCCATAGTGCGAGCGATATTGATGCAGCGTTAAAGCTCAAGCCATAG
- the cobO gene encoding cob(I)yrinic acid a,c-diamide adenosyltransferase: MSNEQQDLSYKDQKHKERQQKVKQEVDQKIAAAQEEKGLLLVITGNGKGKSTSGFGTIARAVGHGKQCAVAQFIKGTWDNGERNLLEKLGVEFQVMATGFTWETQSKATDTAAAQAVWQECKRMLADESLDVILFDELTYMVSYGYIELDEVVEALNQRPKMQSVIITGRGAHRTLIEMADTVSEVKNVKHAFESGVKALKGIDW, translated from the coding sequence GTGAGCAACGAACAACAAGATCTTTCTTACAAAGACCAAAAGCACAAAGAGCGCCAACAGAAGGTAAAACAGGAAGTCGACCAGAAGATTGCGGCAGCACAGGAAGAGAAAGGTCTACTGTTAGTCATTACAGGAAATGGCAAAGGTAAGTCTACCTCTGGGTTTGGCACCATTGCGCGCGCGGTTGGGCATGGTAAACAGTGCGCTGTCGCTCAGTTTATTAAAGGTACGTGGGACAATGGCGAGCGTAACTTACTTGAGAAGTTAGGGGTTGAGTTTCAGGTGATGGCAACGGGCTTTACTTGGGAGACACAAAGTAAAGCCACTGACACAGCGGCCGCTCAAGCGGTATGGCAAGAGTGTAAGCGTATGCTCGCCGATGAGTCACTTGATGTCATTCTGTTTGATGAGCTGACCTACATGGTAAGCTACGGCTATATCGAGCTTGATGAGGTGGTTGAAGCACTCAACCAACGTCCGAAAATGCAGTCAGTCATCATCACTGGCCGTGGAGCGCATCGAACCCTGATTGAAATGGCCGATACGGTTTCTGAGGTAAAGAATGTCAAACACGCCTTTGAATCTGGCGTTAAAGCTCTGAAAGGGATTGATTGGTAA
- a CDS encoding peptidoglycan binding protein CsiV, translated as MNKLIPFLLLLVSMPSMAQREFDIEVIVFKRSVNPEQTTEAWPNSLPEIDMSKAGSLNNSQYRGSKGVTLLPTSSYELNPQADDLRRHAGFSVLLHTAWRQDDRGRASAPVFKIKGGKDYSGSFMPDGSVYSDELVESPVDGVVEESVASPLYELDGKLQIYVQHYLFADAQFDLKRPSVREVVVETTDYAQPSEEQLDDNVVAGNMQQIEYTTEVEKFLKSYRLDQKRRMRSGEIHYFDHPLMGMIIQVRRAPTNES; from the coding sequence ATGAACAAACTGATCCCATTTCTACTTCTTTTAGTCTCCATGCCAAGCATGGCGCAAAGAGAGTTTGATATTGAAGTGATTGTTTTCAAGCGTTCAGTTAACCCAGAGCAAACCACCGAAGCGTGGCCAAATTCACTACCTGAAATTGACATGTCAAAAGCAGGTAGCCTAAACAACTCACAATACCGTGGTAGCAAGGGGGTAACGCTGTTACCGACATCAAGCTATGAGTTAAACCCTCAAGCGGATGATCTTCGTCGCCACGCAGGCTTCTCTGTTTTGCTTCACACCGCTTGGCGTCAAGACGACCGTGGTCGTGCATCGGCACCGGTTTTCAAAATCAAAGGCGGTAAAGACTACTCTGGCTCTTTCATGCCTGACGGTTCGGTTTACTCTGATGAACTCGTAGAATCACCTGTTGATGGTGTTGTTGAAGAGAGTGTCGCGAGCCCACTGTATGAGTTAGACGGCAAACTGCAGATTTATGTTCAACATTACCTGTTTGCTGATGCGCAGTTCGATCTTAAACGCCCAAGTGTTCGTGAAGTGGTGGTAGAAACAACAGATTATGCTCAGCCATCAGAAGAGCAACTCGATGACAATGTGGTTGCGGGTAACATGCAGCAAATCGAGTACACCACTGAAGTCGAGAAGTTTCTAAAATCCTATCGCCTCGACCAGAAACGTCGTATGCGCAGTGGTGAGATTCACTACTTTGACCACCCACTTATGGGCATGATCATTCAGGTTCGCCGCGCGCCAACCAATGAGTCCTGA
- a CDS encoding Grx4 family monothiol glutaredoxin, with protein sequence METIDKIKQQIEENAILLYMKGSPKLPSCGFSSQAAQALMNCGEKFAYVDILQNPDIRAELPAYAQWPTFPQLWVEGELVGGCDIIVEMFQKGELQTLIKEAAARNASDEG encoded by the coding sequence ATGGAAACTATCGACAAAATCAAACAGCAAATTGAAGAAAACGCGATCCTTCTCTACATGAAAGGCTCACCAAAACTACCTAGCTGTGGTTTCTCTTCTCAAGCTGCACAGGCACTAATGAACTGTGGTGAGAAATTCGCATATGTAGACATCCTACAAAACCCAGACATCCGTGCAGAGCTTCCAGCTTACGCACAGTGGCCAACTTTCCCACAACTTTGGGTTGAAGGTGAGCTAGTCGGCGGTTGTGACATTATCGTTGAAATGTTCCAGAAAGGTGAACTGCAGACGCTAATCAAAGAAGCAGCAGCCCGTAACGCGAGCGATGAAGGGTAA
- a CDS encoding low molecular weight protein-tyrosine-phosphatase, whose amino-acid sequence MTQGKDTRILVVCMGNICRSPTGEAVLRAKAKQMGIDVTVDSAGTIDYHQGKGPDSRAKLAGEKRGYSFKGITSRPVDARDFVDFDFILAADKANLADLYDLCPKQYQHKLSLFLSHGDSDYSEIPDPYYGGEQGFKLVLDLIEDASESILNRV is encoded by the coding sequence ATGACGCAAGGAAAAGATACACGAATACTCGTTGTCTGCATGGGCAACATTTGCCGCTCGCCAACCGGAGAAGCGGTACTGCGTGCTAAGGCAAAGCAGATGGGTATCGATGTCACGGTCGATTCTGCGGGAACGATTGACTACCACCAAGGGAAAGGCCCTGATTCGCGGGCTAAACTGGCCGGTGAAAAGCGAGGCTATTCGTTTAAAGGGATAACATCTCGCCCGGTAGATGCTCGAGACTTTGTGGATTTTGACTTTATATTAGCGGCAGATAAAGCCAATTTGGCGGATCTTTATGATCTATGCCCAAAGCAATATCAACATAAGCTATCGCTATTTTTGAGTCATGGTGACTCCGATTACAGCGAGATCCCTGATCCCTATTACGGCGGTGAACAGGGCTTTAAGTTGGTGCTCGATTTGATAGAAGATGCCAGTGAGTCAATTTTAAATCGTGTGTAG
- a CDS encoding VC2046/SO_2500 family protein, which produces MQITAVEQNTIINELQAGSGINRAVHEGRRADFALFLSMFSHDIREVTPVDSIEEITTSDELLRREFQLSQPQSLRSSAASYDTSAEQARQFQQGGMASAKLSHYLTPEALAFMPEHTADLPEEVYHNLSYHQLRHLNSPDNKAKLPHHFYHQMNESHRRDQLNLHA; this is translated from the coding sequence ATGCAAATCACTGCGGTAGAGCAAAATACAATTATCAACGAACTTCAGGCTGGAAGTGGTATCAACCGCGCAGTCCATGAAGGTCGTCGTGCCGATTTTGCGCTGTTCCTATCAATGTTCTCGCACGATATTCGTGAAGTCACTCCAGTCGACAGCATAGAAGAAATCACTACTAGTGATGAGCTGTTACGTAGAGAATTTCAGCTTTCGCAACCACAGTCATTACGCTCGTCAGCAGCCTCGTACGACACTTCTGCTGAGCAAGCACGTCAATTCCAACAAGGCGGTATGGCCAGTGCAAAATTGAGCCACTATCTGACACCAGAAGCGCTTGCATTCATGCCAGAGCATACGGCAGACTTACCGGAAGAGGTCTACCATAACCTGTCTTATCATCAACTTAGACACCTAAACTCACCAGATAACAAAGCGAAACTACCTCACCACTTCTATCATCAGATGAATGAATCGCACCGTCGCGATCAGCTTAACTTGCACGCTTAA
- a CDS encoding SDR family oxidoreductase, with the protein MQHIFITGANRGIGLELVQQFLAQGAKVTATYRDQQNAQALLALAESHSALTCLQLDVTDYPAVESLTKNLSAIDILINNAGYYGPKGYGFGHTDIQEWRKVFEINTIAPLKLVEALFPSLQQGHDKKIMCLSSKVGSMTENTSGGGYIYRSSKAALNSVVKSLSNDLSDKGFTVLALHPGWVQTEMGGPNALIATEESAAGLVNVITNSNISDSGSFVNYLGEELPW; encoded by the coding sequence ATGCAGCATATCTTCATAACAGGAGCAAACCGCGGTATCGGCCTAGAGTTGGTTCAGCAATTCCTTGCACAAGGAGCAAAAGTCACCGCTACTTACCGCGATCAGCAAAATGCTCAAGCACTGCTCGCTCTGGCTGAATCTCACTCGGCACTGACCTGCCTCCAACTTGATGTCACCGATTATCCTGCAGTTGAATCACTTACCAAAAATCTCAGTGCGATTGATATTTTAATCAACAATGCAGGCTACTATGGACCAAAGGGCTACGGTTTTGGGCACACAGATATTCAGGAGTGGCGAAAGGTATTTGAAATAAACACCATCGCTCCACTAAAACTTGTTGAGGCACTCTTTCCGTCACTGCAACAGGGTCACGATAAAAAGATCATGTGCTTATCGTCAAAAGTCGGCAGCATGACTGAAAATACCTCTGGTGGCGGTTACATCTACCGCTCCTCTAAAGCGGCACTGAACTCGGTAGTGAAGAGCTTAAGCAATGATTTAAGTGATAAGGGTTTTACTGTACTGGCACTGCATCCAGGTTGGGTTCAAACTGAAATGGGCGGGCCAAATGCGCTGATTGCGACCGAAGAATCGGCCGCTGGATTAGTTAATGTCATAACAAATAGTAATATCAGTGACTCAGGATCATTCGTAAATTATCTAGGCGAAGAACTTCCATGGTAA
- a CDS encoding GNAT family N-acetyltransferase, whose protein sequence is MSPDFSIITDSLELKLLNDNHAEQLHELICHSPSLHQWIDWCQPDFSLEQTQQFIYATRLNWVKSTAYGFGVFTRDTQKLVGMVVVNELYQTFNMVSIGYWIADQYQQQGFGRRSLQALINFCFEMLRVTRVEIVCDPENLPSRQLLERCGAHFETIARNRFLFNDQPREGAVYSITP, encoded by the coding sequence ATGAGTCCTGATTTCTCGATCATTACTGACTCCCTTGAGTTAAAGCTGCTCAACGATAATCACGCTGAGCAGCTTCATGAGCTTATTTGCCACTCTCCCTCTTTACACCAATGGATCGATTGGTGTCAGCCTGACTTCTCTCTCGAGCAAACCCAACAATTTATCTATGCGACGCGCCTCAATTGGGTAAAAAGCACCGCTTATGGGTTTGGTGTATTTACTCGTGATACCCAGAAACTGGTTGGCATGGTGGTGGTTAACGAGCTCTATCAAACCTTTAATATGGTTTCGATAGGCTATTGGATTGCAGACCAATATCAGCAACAAGGTTTTGGGCGACGCTCACTTCAAGCTCTCATTAATTTCTGCTTTGAAATGCTAAGAGTCACACGGGTAGAAATTGTCTGTGATCCAGAGAATTTACCCAGCCGGCAACTCCTTGAACGTTGTGGTGCGCACTTTGAAACCATCGCTCGAAATCGTTTCCTATTTAATGACCAACCTCGCGAGGGTGCGGTCTATTCGATAACACCATAA
- a CDS encoding SDR family oxidoreductase has product MVVTNMNVAQAVILVTAAGTMLGRTLAQHFALQGASVVITDTDENALNDTFVLCSLHTPNISAHVMDSHSIEANIALFDFVETTNEQAPNIVINLCTGFPNTNGLEHTNSDEFVQQLAKATGSLLNLGKVAAERMKTRQQEGVIINIISDGQVGTLMGGDSASSIVAGFTKSWASELNPFNIRVGGIVPAPRVNYSDGHIAASQDELVRHTEYIVANDYFNGRVMSADL; this is encoded by the coding sequence ATGGTAGTAACAAATATGAATGTCGCTCAAGCCGTCATTTTAGTCACCGCTGCAGGGACTATGCTAGGTCGTACCCTTGCTCAACACTTTGCTCTGCAAGGTGCTTCTGTCGTGATCACTGATACAGATGAAAACGCTTTAAATGACACCTTTGTGTTGTGCTCATTGCACACCCCCAATATTTCAGCCCATGTGATGGACAGTCATTCCATCGAAGCCAACATTGCATTGTTTGATTTTGTAGAAACAACCAATGAGCAAGCGCCAAATATTGTCATTAACCTCTGTACTGGTTTTCCTAACACTAACGGCTTAGAGCACACCAACTCTGACGAGTTTGTTCAACAGCTAGCAAAAGCGACCGGTAGCTTACTCAACTTAGGTAAAGTCGCGGCAGAAAGGATGAAAACCCGCCAGCAAGAAGGTGTGATCATCAATATTATTTCCGATGGTCAGGTAGGGACGCTTATGGGGGGAGACTCTGCATCCTCTATCGTAGCTGGGTTTACTAAGTCATGGGCGAGTGAGCTCAATCCATTCAACATTCGTGTTGGCGGTATTGTTCCTGCGCCAAGAGTGAACTATTCCGACGGCCATATTGCCGCATCACAAGATGAGTTGGTGCGTCATACTGAATACATCGTTGCCAATGACTACTTTAATGGACGCGTGATGTCGGCAGACTTATAG
- the sodB gene encoding superoxide dismutase [Fe], with the protein MAFELPALPYAKDALEPHISAETLDFHHGKHHNTYVVKLNGLIPGTEFEGKTLEEIVKTSTGGIFNNAAQIWNHTFYWHCLAPNAGGEPTGAVAEAINAAFGSFEEFKAKFTDSAINNFGSSWTWLVKKADGSLDIVNTSNAATPLTEDGVTPLLTVDLWEHAYYIDYRNVRPDYMNGFWALVNWEFVAANLAK; encoded by the coding sequence ATGGCTTTTGAACTACCAGCTCTTCCTTATGCAAAAGACGCACTAGAACCACACATCTCTGCTGAGACTCTAGATTTCCACCACGGTAAGCACCACAACACTTACGTTGTTAAGCTAAACGGCCTTATCCCTGGTACTGAGTTTGAAGGTAAAACACTAGAAGAGATCGTTAAAACTTCTACTGGCGGTATCTTCAACAACGCTGCACAAATCTGGAACCACACTTTCTACTGGCACTGTCTAGCGCCAAACGCAGGCGGTGAACCAACAGGTGCAGTTGCAGAAGCAATCAATGCAGCATTTGGCTCTTTCGAAGAGTTCAAAGCAAAATTCACAGATTCAGCAATCAACAACTTCGGTTCATCTTGGACTTGGTTAGTGAAAAAAGCTGACGGCTCTCTAGACATCGTTAATACGTCTAACGCTGCAACTCCTCTAACAGAAGACGGTGTAACACCGCTACTTACTGTTGACCTATGGGAACACGCATACTACATCGATTACCGTAACGTGCGTCCAGACTACATGAACGGTTTCTGGGCTTTAGTTAACTGGGAATTTGTAGCAGCAAACCTAGCTAAGTAA